A single region of the Elizabethkingia sp. JS20170427COW genome encodes:
- a CDS encoding PhoH family protein produces the protein MFELNYELKDIDIKQFYGVQNQFFNLIISSFPTLKITGRDSFIFAMGNSETLDLLRKKLDDIVDFISKNNTIELKDIENILKLKDDSERQLVFDKDILLKGVGGKIIKAKTTNLKKLVKTSEKCDMVFAIGPAGTGKTYTSVALAVRALKDKQVKRIILTRPAVEAGESLGFLPGDMKEKLDPYMQPLYDALRDMIPFEKLEGYIEKKVIEIAPLAFMRGRTLDDAFVILDEAQNTTHAQMKMFLTRMGMNAKFIITGDPSQIDLPRNQNSGLKEAMHILKDIKEIGFIYLSGDDVVRHPVVKKIIEAYAEEEKEQRARQ, from the coding sequence ATGTTTGAATTAAATTACGAGCTTAAAGATATTGACATTAAACAATTTTACGGTGTTCAAAATCAATTTTTTAACCTCATCATTTCCTCCTTCCCAACCCTGAAAATCACTGGAAGAGATTCCTTTATCTTTGCTATGGGAAATAGTGAGACTTTGGATTTACTCAGAAAAAAGCTAGACGATATTGTAGATTTTATTTCTAAAAATAATACTATAGAACTAAAAGATATTGAAAACATCCTTAAACTAAAAGATGATAGCGAAAGACAATTGGTTTTTGATAAAGACATCTTACTAAAAGGAGTAGGTGGAAAAATCATCAAAGCTAAAACTACCAATCTTAAAAAACTGGTAAAAACTTCTGAAAAATGTGATATGGTGTTCGCCATTGGTCCAGCAGGAACCGGTAAAACTTATACGAGTGTTGCCCTTGCAGTAAGAGCATTAAAAGACAAACAAGTAAAAAGAATTATCCTTACCCGTCCAGCAGTAGAAGCTGGTGAAAGCCTAGGCTTCCTCCCTGGAGATATGAAGGAAAAATTAGATCCCTATATGCAACCTCTTTATGATGCCTTACGGGATATGATTCCTTTTGAGAAACTAGAAGGCTATATTGAAAAAAAGGTAATTGAAATTGCTCCTCTTGCTTTTATGAGAGGTAGGACTTTGGATGATGCTTTTGTAATCTTAGATGAAGCTCAGAATACTACACATGCCCAAATGAAGATGTTCCTTACCCGAATGGGGATGAATGCTAAATTCATCATTACAGGAGACCCTAGCCAAATAGACCTCCCAAGAAATCAAAATTCAGGGTTGAAAGAAGCCATGCACATCTTGAAAGACATTAAAGAAATAGGATTTATTTACCTTTCTGGAGACGATGTAGTAAGACACCCAGTAGTGAAAAAAATTATCGAAGCTTACGCCGAAGAAGAAAAAGAACAAAGAGCAAGACAATAA
- a CDS encoding S-adenosyl-l-methionine hydroxide adenosyltransferase family protein encodes MALITLTTDYGTLDYRVAAIKGSIYSQLPDAQIVDITHDIQAYNLLQASYIIKSAYKYFPEGSVHILGIDCFHHEARKNILAKVDGHFFICADNGLLSLIFHDIQPEYIYKITLTPPFGKEINFTPTDIFAPVAAHLAKGGLPQVVGNKIKNIKENKIPRAVFNETEGILVGEIIYIDNFGNAVSNISKKFFEEKLVGYEGFDIKFRSFILGKIGNSYTSIITNWDNEEDQHGNASAIFNEHDLIEITIYKGSINNGAHSLLGLSVGDRVFVEYQKKREAKS; translated from the coding sequence ATGGCACTAATAACTTTAACTACTGATTACGGAACATTAGACTATCGAGTCGCAGCAATAAAAGGAAGTATTTATTCTCAGTTGCCCGATGCCCAAATTGTGGATATAACACATGATATTCAGGCTTATAACTTATTGCAGGCTTCTTATATTATTAAGAGTGCGTACAAATATTTTCCTGAAGGAAGTGTCCATATTTTAGGAATCGATTGTTTTCATCACGAGGCTAGAAAGAATATTTTAGCAAAAGTAGATGGACATTTTTTTATTTGCGCGGATAATGGCTTGCTAAGCCTTATATTTCACGACATTCAACCAGAATATATTTATAAAATAACCCTTACTCCACCTTTCGGAAAAGAAATTAATTTTACCCCTACAGATATTTTTGCTCCAGTAGCAGCCCATCTTGCAAAAGGAGGTCTCCCACAAGTAGTAGGAAATAAAATTAAAAACATAAAGGAAAATAAAATCCCGAGAGCAGTTTTTAACGAAACAGAAGGGATTTTGGTGGGAGAAATTATCTATATCGATAACTTTGGAAATGCAGTTTCTAATATTAGCAAAAAGTTTTTTGAGGAAAAGCTTGTGGGCTATGAAGGTTTCGATATTAAATTTAGAAGTTTTATCCTAGGAAAGATAGGAAATTCCTATACTTCCATTATAACCAATTGGGATAATGAGGAGGATCAACACGGGAATGCTTCTGCCATTTTTAATGAGCATGATTTAATTGAAATTACCATTTATAAAGGTAGCATTAATAATGGAGCTCATAGCTTATTGGGGTTAAGTGTTGGAGATCGTGTATTTGTAGAATATCAGAAAAAAAGAGAAGCTAAATCATAA
- a CDS encoding metal-sulfur cluster assembly factor has protein sequence MRNDIPTNNQEKLEYALKGLYDVYDPEVGLNVVDLGLIYEIYFYEEEEKMVSTLMTLTTQFCPMGEAITNDVTESLTQAFPGYKINVELTFDPAWDYTKITPEGKEFLGQ, from the coding sequence ATGAGAAACGATATACCCACCAACAACCAAGAGAAATTAGAATACGCTTTAAAAGGATTGTATGATGTTTATGACCCCGAAGTAGGGCTTAACGTAGTAGATTTAGGATTAATTTATGAAATCTACTTTTATGAAGAGGAGGAGAAAATGGTGAGCACTTTGATGACGCTTACCACTCAGTTTTGCCCTATGGGAGAAGCAATTACTAATGATGTAACTGAATCGCTTACCCAAGCTTTTCCTGGCTATAAAATTAATGTAGAACTTACCTTTGATCCTGCATGGGATTATACTAAAATCACCCCCGAGGGAAAAGAATTTTTAGGTCAATAA
- a CDS encoding dicarboxylate/amino acid:cation symporter: MKLMKNNLWKSYSSLILLMIGIGIGSVFGIFFPEEVRYLKPVGDVFLNLLFVTVIPLIFFAIISSIASIEQKGKLGKILWVMALTFLSFIVLAALFTIVAVYLFPTEAPKVSLSQEFHEPTSDHLSWGDRIVSFFTVDEFYMLLSRQNMLPLLVFSFLLGTAIRKVPEEKIKTFKSFIDGANEVMKALLMIIMKAAPIGLGAYIAYQVGTIGPQLFGFYAKPLTIYYFGGLVYFFIFYSLYAFVGGGRRGVGLFWKNNILPSFTALSTCSSLATMPVNLEAARRIGIPESIANVVISIGTTLHKNGSSISSIIKIYVVFLIMGWDFFTPMNLLLAIGITIFVSMVEGGIPNGGYIGEMLMISAYNLPQEAVPAVMIIGTLIDPLGTVLNSTGSTVAAMVVARFVKQDDIEIGVEE, encoded by the coding sequence ATGAAATTGATGAAAAATAATCTATGGAAAAGTTATTCTAGCTTGATTCTCTTAATGATAGGGATAGGAATAGGAAGTGTTTTTGGAATATTTTTTCCAGAAGAAGTCCGTTATTTGAAACCCGTGGGAGATGTTTTCTTGAATTTACTTTTCGTAACGGTAATCCCTCTTATCTTTTTTGCCATAATATCCTCTATTGCCTCTATAGAACAGAAGGGGAAGCTAGGAAAAATATTATGGGTAATGGCCTTAACTTTTCTAAGTTTTATTGTATTAGCAGCATTGTTTACCATAGTAGCCGTGTATTTATTTCCGACGGAGGCTCCTAAGGTTAGTCTTTCTCAAGAATTTCATGAACCCACTTCAGATCATTTGTCATGGGGAGATCGTATTGTATCTTTTTTTACTGTAGATGAATTTTACATGTTGCTTTCCCGACAAAATATGCTGCCTCTGCTCGTCTTTTCGTTTTTATTAGGAACTGCTATTAGAAAAGTTCCAGAAGAAAAGATAAAGACTTTTAAAAGTTTTATCGATGGGGCAAATGAAGTGATGAAGGCTCTGTTGATGATTATTATGAAGGCTGCACCTATAGGATTGGGTGCTTATATCGCCTATCAAGTAGGAACTATAGGACCACAATTGTTTGGTTTTTATGCGAAACCGCTGACTATTTATTATTTCGGAGGGTTGGTTTATTTCTTTATATTTTACTCACTATACGCATTTGTAGGTGGGGGAAGAAGGGGAGTTGGTTTGTTTTGGAAGAATAACATATTGCCTTCATTCACCGCGCTTAGTACATGTAGTAGTTTGGCAACGATGCCTGTGAATTTAGAAGCTGCACGAAGAATAGGGATTCCAGAATCTATTGCCAACGTGGTGATAAGCATAGGAACTACTTTGCATAAGAATGGATCTTCTATTTCCTCGATTATCAAAATATATGTAGTGTTTTTGATTATGGGATGGGATTTTTTCACTCCTATGAATTTACTTTTGGCAATAGGGATTACCATTTTTGTGAGTATGGTAGAAGGGGGAATCCCCAATGGAGGTTATATTGGCGAAATGCTGATGATTTCCGCTTATAATTTACCACAAGAGGCAGTTCCTGCTGTAATGATTATTGGGACGCTTATCGATCCACTCGGTACAGTGCTTAATTCTACAGGGAGTACAGTGGCAGCCATGGTAGTTGCCAGATTTGTAAAGCAAGATGATATTGAAATAGGTGTTGAAGAGTAG
- a CDS encoding DUF2249 domain-containing protein, translating into MNNIQLEKNENGELDVRVLVPIQRHELLVDLFKDLPVGESFIFINDHDPIPLYYEFKSIYGDVVDWVYLNRGGRDWKVKVTRTEASKARDMSEIDTLLDLRNVEPKEWKHIVFHRYGMMVTGSVMELISKIEPEEIHEIFENKFQGQFIWTYKKQVPDEVVVHIKKNEKSGLGEEGFALVNEFDIRPYPPTERHEMFYQAFAEIQPGEAFTFINDHDPKPLYYQMEAESKEPFRWEYLEQGPEVWKVRVVKVK; encoded by the coding sequence ATGAATAATATTCAGTTGGAAAAGAATGAAAATGGAGAGTTAGATGTACGTGTTTTGGTACCTATCCAAAGACATGAACTATTGGTAGATTTGTTTAAAGATTTACCCGTAGGAGAAAGTTTTATTTTTATTAACGATCATGATCCCATACCGTTGTATTATGAATTTAAATCTATTTATGGAGATGTAGTAGATTGGGTGTATCTTAATAGAGGAGGTAGAGATTGGAAAGTAAAAGTAACCCGAACCGAAGCTTCCAAAGCCAGAGATATGTCGGAGATAGATACTTTGTTGGACTTGCGAAATGTAGAGCCTAAAGAATGGAAGCATATTGTTTTCCATCGCTATGGCATGATGGTTACAGGTAGTGTAATGGAACTAATTTCTAAAATAGAGCCTGAAGAAATTCACGAAATATTTGAGAATAAATTTCAAGGACAATTTATATGGACCTACAAAAAACAAGTTCCAGATGAGGTGGTAGTACACATTAAAAAAAATGAAAAAAGCGGATTGGGAGAAGAAGGCTTTGCCTTAGTAAATGAGTTTGATATTCGCCCTTATCCACCTACAGAAAGACATGAGATGTTTTATCAAGCATTTGCCGAAATACAACCAGGAGAAGCATTTACTTTTATTAACGATCACGATCCTAAACCTTTGTATTACCAAATGGAAGCCGAGAGTAAAGAGCCTTTCCGTTGGGAATATCTAGAGCAAGGCCCAGAGGTATGGAAGGTGAGAGTGGTAAAAGTTAAATAA
- a CDS encoding putative zinc-binding protein, whose translation MKPNSQDLPLVYSCSGCSSAAQMANYLAVKLDRLGEAEMSCIVGVGGNVKKLVKTATSGRKMIVIDGCPLTCSKACLSQHDLEPTLHFELSKFQVKKKNHEDFDPQQADEILEMIKKEIKNLSK comes from the coding sequence ATGAAACCAAATTCTCAAGATTTACCGCTAGTATATTCGTGCTCAGGATGTTCCAGTGCTGCACAAATGGCAAATTATCTTGCTGTGAAGCTGGATAGATTAGGGGAAGCAGAAATGTCATGCATTGTAGGGGTAGGAGGAAATGTTAAAAAATTAGTGAAAACAGCTACTTCTGGTCGAAAAATGATTGTGATTGATGGTTGCCCTTTGACTTGTTCTAAGGCTTGCCTCAGCCAACACGATTTGGAACCAACTCTACATTTTGAATTGTCGAAATTTCAAGTGAAAAAGAAAAATCATGAGGATTTTGATCCTCAACAAGCCGATGAAATTCTCGAGATGATTAAAAAGGAAATCAAAAATTTGTCTAAATAA
- a CDS encoding zinc ribbon domain-containing protein YjdM: MSDIITCPKCQSEFTYPSDNLMVCSQCFHEWDPAEVENEDKVFDSNGAELQNGDAVVVIKDLPVKGAPKPIKAGTKVKNIRLRPDSDHNIDCKIDGFGSMALKSEFVKKA, translated from the coding sequence ATGAGCGACATTATTACTTGCCCAAAATGCCAATCAGAGTTTACTTATCCTAGCGATAATCTTATGGTTTGTTCACAATGCTTCCATGAGTGGGATCCTGCAGAGGTGGAAAATGAAGATAAGGTTTTCGACAGCAATGGTGCCGAATTACAAAATGGAGATGCTGTAGTAGTGATTAAAGACCTTCCCGTAAAAGGAGCTCCCAAGCCTATAAAAGCTGGTACTAAAGTGAAGAATATAAGATTACGTCCAGATTCTGATCATAATATCGATTGTAAAATTGATGGATTTGGATCAATGGCTTTAAAATCTGAATTTGTGAAGAAAGCCTAG
- a CDS encoding CopD family protein, with protein sequence MAYLIIKALHIIFMVSYFAGIFYLVRIFVYYKDTDGFQNPKQAILREQYSFMADRLWKIITVPAGVLMLVFGVTLITLNPGLLKASWFHLKLTGLIALAVYHYWCWQKVKILRSLNQQSLSTPNIKLRQANEVATFILFLVVFTVILKYQVIAHWRQLLLGFVGLVILIMSIVKLVNKSKKNK encoded by the coding sequence ATGGCTTATTTAATTATAAAGGCTTTGCATATCATCTTTATGGTAAGTTACTTTGCAGGGATTTTTTATTTGGTAAGGATTTTTGTGTATTACAAAGATACCGATGGTTTTCAGAACCCTAAACAAGCTATTTTAAGAGAACAATATTCTTTTATGGCAGATAGACTTTGGAAAATTATTACCGTTCCTGCAGGAGTTTTAATGTTGGTTTTTGGGGTAACCCTCATTACTTTGAATCCAGGGTTGTTAAAGGCCTCATGGTTTCATTTAAAATTAACAGGTCTTATCGCTTTGGCTGTATATCATTACTGGTGTTGGCAAAAGGTGAAAATACTGAGAAGCCTTAATCAACAATCTTTATCTACCCCTAATATCAAATTAAGGCAAGCGAATGAAGTAGCTACTTTTATTCTATTTTTAGTTGTATTTACAGTGATCTTAAAATATCAAGTAATCGCACATTGGAGGCAGCTGCTTTTAGGATTTGTAGGCTTGGTAATATTGATTATGTCTATTGTAAAATTGGTGAATAAGAGCAAAAAAAATAAGTAA
- a CDS encoding cbb3-type cytochrome c oxidase subunit I codes for MLAPGNLQQTTDAKVVLPFYIYASVSFLVGTLLLLWHTDLVQQHYFYPYTLAITHIMALGWGTMIILGASHQLLPVLIEGKLDSNFLALLTFVTTAIGIPCLVVGFYQFNFGILMQIGAVLVNVGVLSYVINVMKSAFKSKKRNIHAWYMMAASLWLFSTTFFGLLLVCNFSENILPKNSVSYLSIHAHLGLVGWFLLLVIGVGSRLIPMFLISKYTNDRTLWQIFFLINCALISFIVIRLMGAASVYYYISVALALGGILLFANYCRKAYLVRIRKSVDEQMKTSLISVIQMVLPFLALILTLVLMPSDQYPNIALLYGFCIFFGWITAIILGMTFKTLPFIVWNKVYHKKAHVGKTPPPKDLFSEKVYQIMLKTYLLGFVIFILGIILKNEWILKVGAFALLITAILYVYNTSLTLLHQPKKQ; via the coding sequence ATGCTAGCACCCGGAAATTTACAGCAAACGACAGACGCTAAGGTAGTATTGCCCTTTTATATCTATGCTTCGGTTTCATTTCTAGTGGGGACTCTTTTGCTATTATGGCATACCGATTTAGTACAACAGCATTACTTTTATCCTTATACATTGGCAATTACTCATATTATGGCATTAGGATGGGGGACAATGATTATTTTAGGAGCCTCTCATCAGCTATTACCCGTATTGATAGAAGGAAAATTAGATAGTAATTTTTTAGCTTTATTAACCTTTGTTACCACTGCAATAGGAATTCCTTGTTTGGTAGTAGGTTTTTATCAATTCAACTTTGGGATATTGATGCAGATAGGAGCTGTTTTGGTGAATGTAGGAGTATTAAGCTATGTCATCAATGTCATGAAGAGTGCTTTCAAAAGTAAAAAACGAAACATCCATGCTTGGTATATGATGGCGGCTTCATTATGGTTGTTTTCTACTACCTTCTTTGGGTTATTGTTGGTTTGTAACTTTTCAGAAAATATCCTTCCAAAAAATTCTGTCTCTTATCTCAGTATCCATGCCCACTTGGGGTTGGTAGGGTGGTTCTTACTTTTGGTAATTGGAGTAGGATCTAGGCTAATCCCAATGTTTCTAATCTCAAAATATACCAATGACAGAACATTATGGCAAATTTTCTTTTTAATCAATTGTGCTTTAATAAGCTTTATTGTTATTAGATTGATGGGCGCAGCTTCTGTTTATTACTATATTTCGGTAGCCTTGGCTTTAGGCGGAATTCTCCTTTTTGCTAATTATTGTAGAAAAGCATATTTGGTAAGGATTAGGAAATCGGTAGATGAGCAGATGAAAACATCGCTAATTTCAGTTATTCAAATGGTATTGCCTTTTTTAGCTTTAATTTTGACTTTGGTACTCATGCCTTCAGATCAATATCCTAATATAGCTTTACTGTATGGCTTCTGTATTTTCTTTGGCTGGATAACAGCAATCATCCTAGGAATGACTTTTAAAACTTTACCTTTTATTGTTTGGAATAAAGTTTATCATAAAAAAGCACATGTGGGAAAAACCCCGCCTCCTAAAGATTTGTTTAGTGAAAAAGTTTATCAGATAATGTTAAAAACCTATTTGTTAGGCTTTGTAATCTTTATATTAGGAATTATCTTAAAAAATGAATGGATCCTAAAAGTAGGAGCTTTTGCACTACTGATTACTGCAATTTTATATGTTTATAACACCAGTTTAACCTTATTACATCAACCTAAAAAACAATGA
- a CDS encoding DUF2249 domain-containing protein, with amino-acid sequence MLINEQTKIAALLKHHPDALETIVAIAPDFKKLRNPILRKLMAGRTSIAMASKIGGVKPEDFFTALAPLGFETEGKIVEETSLPISQPKPEYLQNLPKEKLVDFDVRAMLASGNDPLREIQQKVKALQTGEVLLIVNNFEPVPLIKLLEKQGFQTYVNFVNRETIETYFYKIPNQDIGDTHQENVFPAEPETEETGDWDLLLQEFQGKLLEIDVRHLEMPMPMMTILESLETLPEDQALFVNHKKVPVFLLTELKDRNFDYRIKEVTEGEVYLLIFKNRD; translated from the coding sequence ATGTTAATTAACGAACAAACCAAAATAGCCGCTTTGCTAAAGCACCATCCCGATGCTTTAGAGACAATTGTTGCCATAGCCCCAGATTTTAAAAAATTGAGGAATCCTATTTTGAGAAAATTAATGGCAGGTAGGACCAGCATTGCTATGGCTTCTAAAATAGGAGGGGTAAAGCCAGAGGATTTTTTTACCGCCCTAGCTCCTTTAGGTTTTGAAACCGAAGGAAAAATTGTGGAAGAAACCTCGCTTCCTATAAGCCAACCTAAACCTGAATATTTACAAAATCTACCTAAAGAAAAGCTAGTGGATTTTGATGTTAGAGCAATGTTAGCATCAGGAAATGATCCTCTTCGTGAAATACAACAAAAGGTAAAAGCTTTGCAAACGGGAGAAGTCTTGTTGATTGTTAATAATTTTGAGCCTGTTCCGTTAATTAAACTTTTAGAAAAACAGGGTTTTCAGACTTATGTGAATTTTGTAAACCGAGAAACCATTGAAACTTATTTTTATAAAATCCCAAATCAAGATATAGGAGATACGCATCAGGAAAATGTTTTTCCTGCAGAACCTGAAACAGAGGAAACTGGAGATTGGGATCTTCTTTTACAAGAATTTCAAGGGAAGTTGCTAGAAATAGATGTTAGACATCTTGAAATGCCTATGCCTATGATGACAATTCTTGAAAGTTTAGAAACCCTGCCTGAAGACCAAGCTTTATTTGTGAATCATAAAAAAGTCCCCGTATTTTTATTAACGGAGCTAAAGGATAGAAATTTTGATTATCGCATTAAAGAAGTAACAGAAGGAGAAGTATATTTGTTGATTTTTAAAAATAGAGATTAG
- the ric gene encoding iron-sulfur cluster repair di-iron protein — protein MQTTNEIIINVQELDPRVRHQTIFQTFDHLKLGESLIIHNNHDPRPVYYQLMDRRGNVFSWEYLEEGPEWWDIRVTRTVAPIHAEIEDFIINVPALEPSQKHATIFHVFENWPKGEHFIIHNDHDPRPLFFHLMEKHGEIFDWEYLTSGPEVWEIKVSLHPEAAADYGDEYVVNVPSLEPQLKHKTIFQAFENLQPGESFIIHNDHDPKPVYYQLMEMHGDIFIWEYLQQGPQWFDIRVRRKGETKSELRQDILVDVPSLEPRLKHPTIFQTFDSLQVGESMIIHNDHDPKPVYYQLLSERGEVFTWEYLQQGPQFWDIRVTRKGTEISETIGEIVAKDMRKAEVFKKFGIDFCCGGKKTVRQVCQEKGIDAQLVEKALQEPMVGNSSSTALNYEEWGLDFLADFIVNTHHSYVRKYMPEITGYAAKVAQVHGAHHPELVEINQLFNQVNQELSAHIVEEEKVLFPFIKEIVKAHNSASLLPVEGKSFAELIAETEEEHDHVGRAMEKIRALSDNYAIPSDACTSYKLLFKMLEEFEGDLFTHIHLENNILFVKAEEMEKGLK, from the coding sequence ATGCAAACAACTAACGAAATTATAATTAATGTTCAGGAATTAGATCCTAGAGTAAGACATCAAACGATTTTTCAAACTTTTGATCATTTAAAATTAGGAGAAAGCTTAATCATCCATAACAACCATGATCCTCGCCCAGTGTATTATCAATTAATGGACAGAAGGGGAAATGTTTTTAGTTGGGAATATTTGGAAGAAGGTCCAGAATGGTGGGATATCCGAGTGACCAGAACAGTAGCACCTATCCATGCGGAGATTGAGGATTTTATCATCAATGTCCCCGCTTTGGAACCTAGCCAAAAACATGCAACAATTTTTCATGTTTTTGAGAATTGGCCCAAAGGAGAACATTTTATTATTCATAATGACCATGATCCAAGACCTTTATTTTTCCATCTTATGGAGAAACATGGCGAAATTTTCGATTGGGAGTATCTTACTTCAGGCCCAGAAGTTTGGGAAATTAAAGTAAGCCTTCATCCAGAAGCAGCGGCCGATTATGGAGATGAGTATGTGGTGAATGTCCCTTCGCTAGAACCTCAGTTAAAACATAAAACCATCTTCCAAGCATTTGAAAATTTACAACCAGGGGAGTCTTTTATTATTCATAATGATCACGACCCTAAGCCTGTTTATTATCAACTTATGGAAATGCATGGCGATATTTTTATTTGGGAGTATTTGCAACAAGGCCCACAGTGGTTTGATATCCGAGTTCGTAGAAAAGGGGAAACTAAGTCGGAGCTAAGACAAGATATTTTGGTAGATGTCCCTTCTCTGGAACCTAGATTAAAACATCCTACAATTTTCCAAACTTTTGATAGTTTACAAGTAGGAGAATCGATGATTATTCACAATGACCATGATCCTAAGCCTGTTTATTATCAGCTTTTAAGCGAAAGAGGAGAGGTGTTTACCTGGGAGTATTTACAGCAAGGGCCTCAGTTTTGGGATATTCGCGTTACTCGAAAAGGTACAGAAATTTCCGAAACTATAGGGGAAATTGTAGCCAAAGATATGAGAAAGGCTGAGGTTTTTAAGAAATTTGGCATCGACTTTTGCTGTGGAGGTAAAAAAACAGTTCGCCAAGTTTGCCAAGAAAAAGGAATTGATGCCCAATTAGTAGAGAAAGCCTTGCAAGAGCCCATGGTGGGAAATTCATCTTCTACTGCTCTTAATTATGAAGAGTGGGGCCTGGATTTTCTAGCGGATTTTATCGTAAATACCCACCACAGTTATGTGAGAAAATATATGCCAGAAATTACAGGTTATGCCGCAAAAGTAGCACAGGTACACGGAGCTCATCACCCAGAATTGGTGGAAATCAATCAGCTGTTTAATCAGGTTAACCAAGAGCTTTCAGCACACATCGTAGAAGAGGAAAAAGTATTATTCCCATTCATTAAAGAAATTGTAAAGGCTCACAATAGTGCTAGCTTATTGCCTGTAGAGGGAAAAAGTTTTGCGGAGTTAATTGCTGAAACCGAAGAAGAACACGATCATGTAGGAAGAGCAATGGAAAAAATAAGAGCACTAAGTGATAATTATGCCATTCCTTCGGATGCTTGCACGAGCTATAAGCTGTTATTCAAGATGCTAGAAGAGTTTGAAGGCGACTTGTTTACCCATATCCATTTGGAGAACAATATACTCTTTGTAAAGGCAGAAGAAATGGAGAAAGGCCTAAAGTAG
- a CDS encoding Rrf2 family transcriptional regulator, translating into MLSQTCKIAIKAVIYLSATSEKGEKASIKEISEHINASEHTVGKTLQTLVKQDIIKSLKGPSGGFYLEQEQQHQAIFNIVETIEGKGIFKGCGLGLSKCSETHPCPIHNDYKVARELLEKIFKEKKISDLCDSVSNGLAFLMD; encoded by the coding sequence ATGCTGAGCCAAACGTGTAAAATAGCGATAAAAGCCGTAATCTACCTTTCTGCCACCAGCGAAAAGGGAGAAAAAGCGAGTATTAAAGAAATATCAGAACATATCAACGCAAGCGAGCATACCGTAGGAAAGACGCTTCAGACTTTGGTAAAGCAAGATATTATCAAAAGCTTGAAAGGCCCTTCTGGAGGGTTTTATTTAGAACAAGAACAACAGCATCAAGCAATTTTTAATATTGTAGAAACCATTGAAGGAAAAGGGATTTTTAAAGGCTGTGGGCTTGGTTTAAGCAAATGCTCCGAAACCCATCCTTGCCCCATCCATAACGATTATAAAGTAGCTCGCGAGCTTTTAGAAAAAATTTTTAAAGAAAAGAAAATTTCAGATCTCTGCGATAGTGTTTCAAACGGCTTAGCCTTTCTGATGGACTAA